Within the Glycine max cultivar Williams 82 chromosome 12, Glycine_max_v4.0, whole genome shotgun sequence genome, the region CAGATCAGCAGTTGAAGCCTTGCAAATGCGGTTATGAGGTTTGATTCTATGTTTAtcttgttaaaattttaattaatttttgtcccTAATTGTTCTTTGGTCTGTAGTCTGTATAAAATTTCCCTCTTTTTGATCCTTCAAATGTTTATTCAGTAACTCTCCCAAATAGCATTTGTCTCTTGGAAATCCTTCATCTTTTGGAAATTGACTTGTACATGTGATGTGCCTTTATCACAAAGACTCATTATGATAAATGTCAGTTTCATCTTTCCTTGATTGCAGATCTGTGTCTGGTGCTGGCACCACATAATGGACATGGCTGAGAAGGATGACACTGAGGGGCGATGCCCTGCATGTCGTTCTCCTTATGATAAGGAAAAGATTGTTGGGACGGCTGCAAACTGTGAGAGGTTATTCGATGAACCCTATCTTATTTCTGTAGGATTGTTTATGTTGTAGTGTTTCTGTAGGTCTTTTCTTCACTTTATTATTCAATATACATCAATgtatttgtataattatttatcaaaatgagaAATGCTAACAAAGCACTCTTTACTGTTTTGCTGAAATTTATAAGAACTGTTGAAATGATGTGAGTCCTACTCATAATTTTGAGTTTCTTAGCAAATTTCAATGAGATATATATAAGGAACTCTATAaagtttttcttgttttgagaATGAAACAAAGGAAAATATCAGTTACTGAACTTTTTGTTCCTTAGTCCGTTTTTTGTGTGCATTTATCTAGATGATATTTTTCCTGTAGATTGGTGAATGGAATTAATAtggagaaaaagatgaagactCAGAAAGCGAAGTCTAAATCATCTGATGGGCGCAAGCAGCTCAGCAGTGTGCGAGTGATTCAGAGGAACCTTGTTTACATAGTTGGGTTGCCTCTCAATCTTGCAGATGAAGATGTAAAATTTTCGCCTCATCCACTCTTTTGAGCCCCTTAATGTTGCCATTCAACTTGTTTGTTCTCTTTTCGTTGGAATTTTTTGGGCTATTTTCCTTGgagcaaatttttatttttaatcaccaTTCATACAGCTTCTTCAGCGGAGAGAGTATTTTGCTCAGTATGGGAAGGTCTTAAAAGTGTCAATGTCTCGAACAGCAGCTGGTGTAATTCAACAGTTTCCGAATGATACTTGTAGTGTGTAAGTATATTCTCTTCAAGTTTGTGATTTCCTTGATGGTATTATGGGTTTCTGTTAATTATCTCGCCACTGTTAAAAGAACTTATACTGTTTAATCTTGTTGTCATTGATTTGAATTGGATAGCTTTGAATTTTAGGACATTTCTCTTCACATTAGAAGGAAGGAAGCAAATAACATGAAAAAATTCTGAGAATGGGTGTATCTTCCCCCTTTCTCCATTTATTTCCTGCTGCTACATTAGCACAGATGATTATCTTTATaggatatattaatatattaataaaaacacTACAGTTCCTAATCAAAGGTTTTTTTTCCAGATATATAACTTATTCAAAGGAAGAGGAAGCGGTTTGTTGTATTCAAAATGTACATGGATTTGTTTTGGAGGGTAGACCTTTAAGGTACAAATATTCATTGAAACTTGTCATACATGGGATATTTAGCATTGACTTTTGCTCATCAATTGTGTGTGTTTTTGGATTCAACATTTCAGGGCTTGTTTTGGAACCACAAAATATTGTCATGCATGGCTCCGAAATGTGGTATGAGAATTACTGGTCTAGAtagaattttcaaattatgCTTAATTACTTGTTCTTGTAATTGAGGAAATATCTCTATGACCAGCCTTGCAGCAATCCGGATTGTCTATATTTGCATGAGATTGGCTCCCAAGAAGATAGTTTTACCAAGGATGAAATAATTTCAGCATACACTAGGTACTTTTCTGATAATTTGACGATACTTACTGTGATTCAGATAAATAAAACCTTTTCTTGATGAAATTGAGGATTTGTGATCTTTGCTTTCAAACTATttaattggttaaaatgaaGGAAATTGCTTTAATTATATTGTGCTGGAAAAGGATGTGTTTACAGATTGTGCTTTCCTGTACTTGTAGTTGCTTGAACTGAATATAGTGCTTTCCAATAAATATATCTTAGCTCACTTTGTTATTTTGAAGAAGTCGAGTTCAACAAATCACTGGTGCCACAAACAATATGCAACGGCGGTCAGGGAATGTATTACCTCCTCCACTGGATGATAATATGAATAGTTCATCTGTAAAGCCTATTGTTAAAAATTCTTCTTGTGTAAgaccttttttttaatctttcctATAACCCCATATTGTTTGTGTGTCAGCTTTCACTATATTGATGTAGAAAGCTCATTTGGATTATGATCTTTAATTGCTAAACTGAGTGAAGTGCATTTATGCACTCAGCCAACGCAAAAAActgacatttaattttatttatgaatcaGAACTCTGTTAACATTGTAAGAGGTTCACCTCCAAATGGAATATATGGGAAAAATATGGCCCTTCCTGCTAGTGCTGCATGGTATGCACCACGTATAATTTTGTACTTGGCTTTGAAGGTTGATCTTATCTAAAGATAATTATGGTTCCTGGCTATGTTTATGTTTGGCAGGGGTACTCAGGCCTCAAATTGTCAGCCCCCTGCTGGAGGTCTATCATATCCAAATGGGCCATCCAAGCCGAAACCTGATACAGGCTGCAGCACACTAGCATTTTCTGCTGCTGTTACAGGCTCAATTCAGGCTTCTGATGTTACAAAGAGGCCACCATCAAGTGATGGGTGCCATAGTATGACACCTACAGTGAAAAGTGAATTGTTGAAACCTGTTAAACAATATAACAATAGCGTGGGCAGTCTGGTTAGTGCAGGAGAAAAAACTTCAGCTTCTGATGTTTCTCCTGTGCTCGTGAATTTGAACAGCCAGTTGTCTTCTCTACCGTTGTCCCGAGATAGTGATGGCAATTGTACTACAGCAAACACAATATATTCTACTAACATGACTGGACAGTCTTGTAACTCTGGTCCTGAGGAAGCAATGACTGCTACCAATGAAGAGATTCAGAATTTGTCCAATGAGTTGTCCTCAATTAACATTGATAGAAATGCCGAACATTGCGGTATAACCAAACCTAATAGCCCGCCTACTGATCATGCATTGGTTAAATCCCCTCAAATTCAAGGATCAAAATATAATGTTGACAGATTTAGAGATGTGATAACTACAAATGTGACTGGTAAAGCTACCTTGAATAATGTGGCCTGTAATTCTAGGGAACAGTGTGATTGGAAATTGGATTCTCAATCTCTAGTATCAGATACTGCTGAAATTGATGATGATGTGACATCTTTTGATAATCAAAGACTCAAGGATCCAGAAGTTGTTTGCCGTTCTTATTTGCCAAAGTCAACCAGTTTCCTTCATGCATCAAACCATTCTAGCCCTTGTCTTCTGCAGCATGGGGAACTTTGTACTGCCATAAATGCAGGTTCTGTATCTGCTGATGATAGAGTTCAAAATGAATCTATGTTACATGCATCCAATATATTATGTAATGGCCACCCGGAAAAATTGGTCAGCAGCAGCTCCTATGGTCTGCTTCACGATGAAAGAAATGGGCATATCATTCAAAGATTAGTCGGTGATGATGTTAATTTTGGGCATGATGTTGCTAGGGATAAGGGTGAAAGTAgtataatttcaaatatattgtCCATGAATTTTGATACCTGGGATGACTCACTAACATCACCTCATAATTTAGCTAAGTTGTTGGGTGACAATACTGATAACCGGTCTGGTCCTTTAAACAAATCTAGTTCTTGGAAAGGTAATGGTAACAATCAATCAAGGTTCTCTTTTGCGAGGCAAGAGGAATCCAAAATCCAAATGTTTGATGCACATGCATCTTATGGTGTCAGCCATCAACGGCCAAACCATACAGTCTTCCAGAATTTTGCAGAAAGAGACTTGTATATGGATAAGTTGGGCATTGCAAATGGATTTTCTACCGGTAACTTTGAGGAAGCTGATAATTTGGTCAGTGGTCATCCCATTGCATCTTCTAATAAGTTTTCTGGTGAGTAACAATAACTTTCTTGGGATGCCTACGTTTCTAATGGCATATCTTATTATTTGTTTCTCtgctattattttcaattttacatTTCCATGATTGCTTGTGTGCCATTCTTGTTTGGTGATTAACATGTATTTAAAACAtctgatattattataattttaggtACATTATGGTTTtgctttcttttccttcacaaTTTCTCCTTTGCTGTTTTGTAGATTAAAATTGTGGTTTCCTCGGTTATCTGAATTCCTGTTGTATGTATAGTAGTTTTTTGCTACCTGATTATTTATGTGCTGTTTGTGGTATTTGATTACACAAGTGCTTTGAATTTGTGTATGGGGAAAGAAGAGAAATTGCATCTTTGTTGTAACTTTTCAACAATGTTGGAGGATTAGAGTCTTTTTTTCTTGGCTTGTGATATATGCTACTTGTCTTCAACTCAGAAGCTGCTGCAGCTAACAGGCCAATATTGAGTTTGTATTCAGACTGTTTAAAAAGCTGGATGATTTCTGCCAGAAAATTTAATCAGACTGAAGGCTCAATTTACAGGTTGAGCTTATCGTCAACCTTgcttttcaataattaaaaagccATTCTTTCACTTTATAAGGGctaaataactaaatataatGAAGACCTTCAGCTGGAAGGGAACTTTGAAACCAATTTTGCTCCTGTAAAAAATCTCAACATTGTATTGTGTAGAACAGTCGTGACtgaataataatttgtataataatttgttaagaatgtagtgtatgaAAAGTATCTGGACAACATACATTTTTCAATTATGATTTCAACTGTGATGATTTATTGATCACTggataagaaagaaaattatgtcCACTGTATCAAAGTGGCATAACAACTGCTGGTTCTGTTGCGTAATTGCCCCTTTTCTAGTTAGAAAGTTCAAAAGTTTTAGCTATATGTAAGTCTGCACTCCTGGGCAACCTATTTGCCTTCCTCTGATTTCTGCACAGCTGTTGTGTTAATATCTATTTCTGGTGTCTCAGATTTTTGTATTCACCTAATCTAATGATCTTACTTTTTGTTATGGTTGACAGCCATTTCAAGAGCACAAGTTTCAGCCCCACCAGGATTTTCCATTCCAAGCAGGCTGCCACCACCTGGGTTTTCTTCCCATGAGAGAGTGGAGCAGGCTTTTGACTCCATTTCTGGTTAGTTATGGTTTCTATTATCCTTCCACGCATACCATTTTTGATATATTGTCGAATATGTTAGTCCTTTTGACAGGGAATTCTTTGCTTGACCATTCTTCCCTATTGAGAAATTCATATCAGACACCTTCAGCTGGAAACCTTGGTAGTGCAGGGGACATTGAATTTATGGACCCTGCTATTTTGGCAGTTGGCAAAGGGAGACTTCAAGGTGCACTGAACAGCCCGGCACTGGACATTCGATCTAATTTCATGCCACAATTAAATTACTTCGAAAATGATGCCAGACTACAATTATTGATGCAAAGATCTCTCGCACCACAGCAAAACCTTAGATTTTCTGAAATTGGGAATACTTTTTCTCAACTTGGCGATTCCTATGCTGTTTCTTCAAGGTTAGATCAATCCCAAGTCAGTAATCTAGGCCCATTCCAACAGCTGTCTCTGCAGCAGTCTACAAATGCAGTCTTGTCAAATGGGCAATGGGATGGGTGGAATGAGGTGCAGAGTGGAAATGGTTTGGGTGTGGCTGAGCTTTTGAGAAATGAAAGACTtggattcaataaattttattcaggATATGATGATTCAAAATTTCGGATGCCAAATTCTGGGGATCTTTACAACAGAACATTCGGGATGTGACCTTTTGCTAGTTATGttgtcattgttgttgttggaaatGGTAAAACCTAGCAGAAATggacaaacaattttttgtgCTGCTGAGGATGATGGAACTGATTCTTGCTGGCGTGTATTGGGCTACCTAATGATGAAGCTCCAAGAAGTGTAATTTATGGCTACAGTTGGTAATTAGCAAACTAACTCTGTTTTCATGATTTAATTGGCTTATATGGCATTGCCCTGCATACACATGAAAGTGTTTTCACCTGCCTGTGCCAgaacattttatataaaaaaaagttttttttggttcatttttgtACTGGGTTTCATATTTTCTATGTCAAGAATGACATTGGTGTTTTGCTTGTTTGGTAATTGTGCACTCATttccctcttttttctttctagttctggATTGGCAGAAGTGAGCTGTTTTGGGATTATAAGATATCAAAAATGTCAGTGCTGACGTGATCAAACTGGCAGGTAGATCTTAGTTGAGTCTTTCCCTCATAGTACGGAGCATGGAAACTTGTTGATTCAAAATCAACAAGATCGGTCTCATTTATTGTTTGTAACTTACCTTTTAGATTAACTACCCTTGTGGGTAGAATTATAGGTTTGATACGACTAGTAAAAGGGAAATTGTTTTGAAGTGGATATACATGCTTCAGTTTGATACTCATAATATATCGCTTTTTAACTTGAAAGGTCCATTATCCATGTGATGTGAATGAAATACCGTTGTGCTGTTAGAGCTTCTGgccaatttttttctcttaagtcaattaaatttgtcatttctttctgtggaagtttattttttaatcgtTTCATATATTCACCGCGGCTTCTAAGTGCACTGTATTTTCCCTTTGTTATTATTTAGCTGTTTTCTGATTTTGGTAGTGTTTCTCAAACTAATATAACCAGCAGGGACGGCGTGACCCATGCCTTGTTATGATTAACTTTGGGCATGTCTATATTAGCCAGTCAATTTTCAGCATTTGGCGCAGCTGAAAATCTAAGGTGTGTATGAAATAATGTTTAGGACATTATTACTCTAGGGCTGATTTTGGATATGTTGAATGAGACGgtttatgaatttattaaaaaggattgacttaattttttcatatttggaAAATAAACTGTCTTTAGATTACTACCTAATATTTCTTTTCAATCAAGTAtctaaaatttttttatgttttattttcattttattatttatcgtTAGTTTTCTTTCGTTAAGTGATAATGTGATAAACAGAGTATCACATCATATCTTATCATAGACATCTTAGCATTATGTCATcaccttcttttcttctttccatTCTCCAATGGAAACCACCACCATTGTGTCACCATCGCCAACCATGTCTTGCCACCATCGTGCTTTCCAACCTCTTCTCCCCTTAGGGTAGGTaccttttgatattttttctacCCAAAATGCCATCATCCACTTCTCTCCACCTCAATCACCCCAATAATGCAAGAACCATTGTCTTCCACGACTTCAAGCGCGACCAAGAGtagcacaaaaaataaaatgaaacattGTTGTTTATTTAAGTTGAATCTAATTCGAAGAGAAGTTGATAGGAAATTGGAGCAATTGGGATCCTTTAAACCAACCTGAGCATCACCCACGCCGCCATCTCCCTTTCAATGTCGCCATTGTCCAGATTTGGTGTTGCCTTCATTTTTTCACTTTgcaaatctttttttcttttcaaaagttttttctAATGGCAGATCTGGTCTCAAAATCtcatttgcaatttttttttcgatTATCTATCTGATGTGGGTTCAATATTTTATGTTGAGTTTATtgttgaagaaaaaagaaaaggacaaaaTGGGTTTAACAtaaaaagaagatttttttttttattttcgtttaattttttgttgcttCCTCACTTTGTACCCAAATCCAACACTGTTATTTTTGTGGCTTCCTCCCTCGGTTGGATGGTGTGGTGGACGACAGTGGTGGCATGGCGTGGTCTGCGGTGGTGGTTTCCTTGGAGGAGGGGAAGAAGGTGATGGTGTGGCGTTGAAGTATTAGTGACAAGGTAAAATGATGCGGTGTTGAGGTATCAATGATCAGGTACGATGATGTAGCACTTCGTCTATCGCATCATCACTTAACGGAAAGAGACTAATGAtagatagtaaaataaaaagtaaaatcttTTCAGGTGCttggttgaaaaaaataaatgttagataataatttaaaagtgacCTATTTTTCAggtataaaaaacttaattaagccaAAATGATTCTGcatattttttgtcttaatgTGTTCATTTTGTGAGGATGGTTTGCCTTTGTCCTAAACAACCTCCCCCCTCCTCCTAAGGCCCTTTTATCCTCCAAAAAGAAGgggtaaaatttgttttaaataacaagcattcttttatttgatattctttatagtataaaataaaacaacccgttaataaaaaaaattgttctatttgcTTTTGTTAATTGACGGATTGTAAGATTCTAAGATGGACGACCAGTTACAGCCTTTAAGTTAATCTATTGTGTAtcatctttctctcttcttctcccttcCTATTTTCTCTGCATAATCTAAAAAATTCAGATGTTTTTTAATAGCATAAACATGTATatctaaataagataaagataatcaTTGAAAATGTTTAATTGAGAAAATGATGCATCATTCTCTAAATTATAGGAGTCAAAAATTGAGCTAATGACTTACCAAAAACGAAGTACCGAGATAAAATTGAGCATGGGGTAAACTAAGTCCCAAAACTTAGCACAAGGCCGAAGCTTGGCATCAGGGACCTAGTTAAGCCAAAAATGAGCAAAAATCGCAAAGGCCTAGAGTAAAAAATTGAGCCATTGACTTAAAAAAAACGGACCACCGAGTCAAAACTGAGCATCGGACAAACCAAGTCCCAACACATATAATGTAGAAGATTAGATTAATGTAATTTccgttgtaaaaaaattattcgtgAAGTTCACTTGAAATGAAAGATTAATAATAATAGCATCTTATCCGCAAATCATAACTTAATGAAGAAATAGATTTAGGGGAAAGTTTGAATATTCTAAATAATTTTCCAGGCTCCAtgtaagttataatttttatttttaactaatcaaCCTATGTGTCTTTTGAGAAGTCAACCGTTTCGAAATAAAATTTGTCTAAAATATAGTTTAGTCCGTCCTCCTTAATTAATGGCTTGTAAATTAGTGAAATTATCTGATGCCAAGCTATCGTTGGGGAAGTAATTATTGTTGCTCCAACCCATAGTTCATTTGACTCCAAACAAGAGGAATTATTGTGTGCTTTATGACCTGCTCGCATCTGACCAGACGCATCCTTGGGGTGTTTTGTGATCCACTCCGAAGGaatcatatattatataagtTATTATTTGGTTTAAGATTATATAGTCAcgctatgtaaaaaaaaaaaaaaaaaaaagactatatAGTCACCAGTCCTGATCAATCTTTATAtaatatcagttttttttatttatataaaaaaataataacctaTGGTATGAAAGTTGTTCTAGACCACATATTGTATTATgtaataatttcatttattattagtcCTGTCAAGtggcatatataataataagtgAGGAGACTTCGAGTTCAAGAAGACAAGacgattacaggttttgaaGTCTTTGCGAGACCCATTTCAAAACTAGTTACAACACAATCATAGCCCTGCGCATATTTTGGTCAGTTGAGCTTAATCCTAAAACTAGGGCATTTCAATAAACTTCCTCGTGCTAAATGTTGAGAGTATTTGTAACTGTCAATATCTGATGTCCGATTAACAAATTTGGGTAATTAGATTCTAGATTTATCCAATGAGTAGAAATATTGGCAAAATCACAAACATTTCGACTAACGCATTGTAGTTTTGTAGCCAGTTCTGCGGAACATAATTACTCCCTCTATCTCTTTTTTTACaagtaatttttaactaatttatacTGATGGTAGGATTTGTTAAAATTAgttgatcatttttaatttttaaaaaattatttgaacttcaaatttcaaaattaacctTGTTTGGAGATttgtcaattttattaattttttgcatCGCCTTATTTATCGTTTTCGCCCTTCTCTTaaaatagtgatttttttttcatcttaaaaTAGTGATATTAATATAGACACTATTATTGAaggacagaaaaaaaaaaggatagaatatttttaaaaagtattgagCAGTAAAACGTATTACGTAGTTATTAGTGAAgtcttaataataattaaccagtagaaaaatagtatttaattttctttagaaGTTATACATTCCACTCTTTTAAACTTTGAGAagttgatgtaaaaaaaaacttgaggaaGTTGTCATGTAACTATTCACGTTACTTATGTTATAGGTTCAAAGTATTTATTGGTTccattgattattaatttttgaaaaaaatttccaaAGTAACCACTTCTAATAGACTTTCTTCtattaatcaatttttcttATTCACATTATCCAgacttaaaatacttttttaagaaattgaGTCTAATTACATTTagagtattataaatttttttttttataaatcatgTGTATTATTCATTAGATATCATCCCGTTTTAGTCAAATTAAGACTATTAGGAGGGACAAAATATCtctttgaatatttaatataattacatagttaagaattaaatttgagattattaattaaaatataacaatcaCATGACATTTCATTCAAGAGTTTGgtgttattttttcttcacttttatAAGTaatccaattttatttaatgaattgtgttcatcaaatattttaaacactAAACAATAATCAATAAAACAGAACACAGTATTCTTACTTAGTCTTAGTCCTGCTTATTTTCATGTCTTGAGATTTTGTATGTCCTTTTGCTAGCTAGATTCGACTCTGCAACTACCCACAATGATGGCAATGGGCTGAACAACGCCAAGAATCATATGTCAAATTGACTTTACCATTGTCGTATGGATTTTATTGAGGTTGAGGGGCGTGTCGTATCATTGTCGGAACAACCCTAATGGCAAATTGGCAAAGGGATGAAAGCACCACATAATGGTGATTGGTGAGGCAGAGAAagtattttagaataaatactGTGAAAGTaccaatttcaaatttttataatgtgctttatttctttacggttcctctactctctctctctctctctctctctctctctctctctctctctctccctatatatatatatatatatatatatatatatatatatatatatatatatatatatatatatatatatatatatatatatatatataatttaaggttaaatgtatttttaataccTAAAAATAGATAATATG harbors:
- the LOC100801880 gene encoding uncharacterized protein isoform X2, with the translated sequence MSDEGERTCPLCAEEMDLTDQQLKPCKCGYEICVWCWHHIMDMAEKDDTEGRCPACRSPYDKEKIVGTAANCERLVNGINMEKKMKTQKAKSKSSDGRKQLSSVRVIQRNLVYIVGLPLNLADEDLLQRREYFAQYGKVLKVSMSRTAAGVIQQFPNDTCSVYITYSKEEEAVCCIQNVHGFVLEGRPLRACFGTTKYCHAWLRNVPCSNPDCLYLHEIGSQEDSFTKDEIISAYTRSRVQQITGATNNMQRRSGNVLPPPLDDNMNSSSVKPIVKNSSCNSVNIVRGSPPNGIYGKNMALPASAAWGTQASNCQPPAGGLSYPNGPSKPKPDTGCSTLAFSAAVTGSIQASDVTKRPPSSDGCHSMTPTVKSELLKPVKQYNNSVGSLVSAGEKTSASDVSPVLVNLNSQLSSLPLSRDSDGNCTTANTIYSTNMTGQSCNSGPEEAMTATNEEIQNLSNELSSINIDRNAEHCGITKPNSPPTDHALVKSPQIQGSKYNVDRFRDVITTNVTGKATLNNVACNSREQCDWKLDSQSLVSDTAEIDDDVTSFDNQRLKDPEVVCRSYLPKSTSFLHASNHSSPCLLQHGELCTAINAGSVSADDRVQNESMLHASNILCNGHPEKLVSSSSYGLLHDERNGHIIQRLVGDDVNFGHDVARDKGESSIISNILSMNFDTWDDSLTSPHNLAKLLGDNTDNRSGPLNKSSSWKGNGNNQSRFSFARQEESKIQMFDAHASYGVSHQRPNHTVFQNFAERDLYMDKLGIANGFSTGNFEEADNLVSGHPIASSNKFSAISRAQVSAPPGFSIPSRLPPPGFSSHERVEQAFDSISGNSLLDHSSLLRNSYQTPSAGNLGSAGDIEFMDPAILAVGKGRLQGALNSPALDIRSNFMPQLNYFENDARLQLLMQRSLAPQQNLRFSEIGNTFSQLGDSYAVSSRLDQSQVSNLGPFQQLSLQQSTNAVLSNGQWDGWNEVQSGNGLGVAELLRNERLGFNKFYSGYDDSKFRMPNSGDLYNRTFGM
- the LOC100801880 gene encoding uncharacterized protein isoform X1; the protein is MSDEGERTCPLCAEEMDLTDQQLKPCKCGYEICVWCWHHIMDMAEKDDTEGRCPACRSPYDKEKIVGTAANCERLVNGINMEKKMKTQKAKSKSSDGRKQLSSVRVIQRNLVYIVGLPLNLADEDLLQRREYFAQYGKVLKVSMSRTAAGVIQQFPNDTCSVYITYSKEEEAVCCIQNVHGFVLEGRPLRACFGTTKYCHAWLRNVPCSNPDCLYLHEIGSQEDSFTKDEIISAYTRSRVQQITGATNNMQRRSGNVLPPPLDDNMNSSSVKPIVKNSSCNSVNIVRGSPPNGIYGKNMALPASAAWGTQASNCQPPAGGLSYPNGPSKPKPDTGCSTLAFSAAVTGSIQASDVTKRPPSSDGCHSMTPTVKSELLKPVKQYNNSVGSLVSAGEKTSASDVSPVLVNLNSQLSSLPLSRDSDGNCTTANTIYSTNMTGQSCNSGPEEAMTATNEEIQNLSNELSSINIDRNAEHCGITKPNSPPTDHALVKSPQIQGSKYNVDRFRDVITTNVTGKATLNNVACNSREQCDWKLDSQSLVSDTAEIDDDVTSFDNQRLKDPEVVCRSYLPKSTSFLHASNHSSPCLLQHGELCTAINAGSVSADDRVQNESMLHASNILCNGHPEKLVSSSSYGLLHDERNGHIIQRLVGDDVNFGHDVARDKGESSIISNILSMNFDTWDDSLTSPHNLAKLLGDNTDNRSGPLNKSSSWKGNGNNQSRFSFARQEESKIQMFDAHASYGVSHQRPNHTVFQNFAERDLYMDKLGIANGFSTGNFEEADNLVSGHPIASSNKFSAISRAQVSAPPGFSIPSRLPPPGFSSHERVEQAFDSISVLLTGNSLLDHSSLLRNSYQTPSAGNLGSAGDIEFMDPAILAVGKGRLQGALNSPALDIRSNFMPQLNYFENDARLQLLMQRSLAPQQNLRFSEIGNTFSQLGDSYAVSSRLDQSQVSNLGPFQQLSLQQSTNAVLSNGQWDGWNEVQSGNGLGVAELLRNERLGFNKFYSGYDDSKFRMPNSGDLYNRTFGM